Part of the Niallia alba genome is shown below.
GACACAATTCAGAACCTTCAAATGGACTTAAATCAGGAGTAGTATATTCCCCTGTCGCCCATACTAAATAAGTGGATTCAATTTCTTGCTCTTCTGTATAAATTTGAAATAACCCATCACTTTTTTCTACCTTTTTTACATAAGCTTTTCTAACTGGTAATTTATAATGACTTACTAACAATTGAAGATATTTAGCATATTCTATTCCTGTTAAATGTTCTTTTCCAAACGTGTATGCTGGAGAGGTTTCAGGTGCCAGAGCATTCAAATCTAACATTCCAAACCCGTGTCCTGTAAAAGACGGCGTGATTAGTTTCATTTCTTTTGGCCATTTTAGAAAGCTTGCACCAATGTCTTCTTTTTCTAAAATAATAAAGTCATGGAAGTTTAGCTTTTTTAATAATATTCCTAAGCCAATTCCTGATGGGCCAGCACCTACTATTACTAATTTCATAAAGATACACTCCTAGTTTCAAAATAATAGGAACATTATTCATTAACGTAACAAAACGTAATCATTACGATTTATTACGTATAACTTGTCATATCTATTCCATTTAAATGAATATTGCTCTAAAAAGAAATAATTAAGAAACAAAAACAAATGTCCATTTCTTATTTTTTCTTTTTTGAAATTTTCTTTCAGTCTTTGAGTAATTAATCCATCGCATTCGATTAATTCTCGCCATTATCATTAAATCTATTTCTGCTTGAGCTTCATCCATTATTTCTTTAATAGTCGACATAGTGAGGGAAAAATGGTCCGCAGCCTCTTTGAAGGGTGATTTTTCAACCATTAACTCCATAAACTGCTTCTCATTTGCAGCAATCTTTTCTAACTCTGCTTCTTTACTTTCTATGTATTGATAAATTTCCCGTTTTCTTTCTGGCAAATTTGCAATAGCACTTCGATAAAAAAATGGAACTAAAATAGGATTTACGGAATTCATTTTATATTCCTCCAACTTTGATTTAAGATAAAAGCCGTCAAACTTTAATATCTGACGACTTTTCTTGTCATTAATCACCAACTTGCTTTTTTCACTCCTGGAATTTGTCCTTTATGAGCATATTCTCTAAAAGCGATGCGGGACATTTTGAATTTTCTCAAATAGCCTCTTGGTCTGCCAGTCACTTCACATCTGTTTTTTAAACGGGTTGGTGAAGAATCTCTCGGTAATTTTCTAAGCGCTTCATAGTCCCCTTTTTCTTTGAGCTCTAATCGAAGAACAGCATATTTTTCAACCTTTGCTTGACGTTTTTTTTCTTTTATTATTTTTGACTTTTTTGCCATTTTTCTTTCCTCCAATCCATTCAATCTATTAATACGAATGATTACGATTTAAACTATATAAAAAACTATTTTGTTTCTCGATGTAAAGTACGTTTTTTTAAACGCGGGCAATATTTCATCAACTCAATACGATCTGGGTTATTCCGCTTATTTTTTGTTGTAATATAATTTCTATCTCCTGTTTCTGTACATGCTAATGTAATTTTTACTCTCATTTTTCTTCCTCCTAGTAAATTTTATTTTTTGCTCATTCTCAGGAAAATGCAGGTAATGGATCAATAAATTTGGTCCAATCCTTTTTCATTTCCATTTCAGTCAATAAACATGCATTTAAATCTTCTTCCATTCGCTGTTGATTCATGCCAATTCCAATAAACACTAACTCTGTCATTCGATCTCCGTATAAGGAATCCCAACGTTTTTGTAAATCTGGATCTTCTTCTAAAACTTCTTTTTGCTCCATTTCTGGATAAGCTGCTATCCACTTCCCTGCACCTTGTATGGTTAAGGAGGGTCCAGCTTGAGAAAGTAGTCCGGCAATATCATTTCTAGTAGCCAACCAAATAAATCCTTTAGCACGAACAACTTCATCTGGCCAGTTTTCTAGCCAATTCATCAATCTAACTGGGTGAAAAGGTTTATTGCTTCGATATACAAAGGAAGAAATTCCATATTCTTCTGTCTCCGGAATATGTTCTTCATTCAGTTCTTTTATCCAGCCTGCACTTTGACTTGCGGCTTCAAAATCAAATAACCCAGTATTTAAAACTTGATTTAAGGGAACGCACGAATATTCACTCTCAATGATTTTAGCTTCTGGATTAAATTTTTGTATAACTGCTTTCAATTCTTGAAGTTTACTTTCTGAAATTAAATCCGTTTTATTCAACACAATCACATTAGCAAATTCAATTTGATCAATTAACAAATCTGCTATTTCTCTTTCATCCATTTCATCCACCGCTTGCTTACGGTCTAAAAGACTTTCGCCCGATGAAAAATCATGCCAAAAACGATTGGCATCTACTACAGTAACCATTGTATCTAACTGACAAAATCGAGATAAGTCAATTCCAACACTCTCATCTACATATGTAAATGTTTGCGCAACGGGAATCGGTTCGCTAATGCCACTAGATTCAATTACGATATAATCAATATTACCTAAACTTGCAAGCTTTTCTACTTCTATTATTAAATCTTCTCTAAGTGTGCAGCAAATGCAACCATTTTGCATTTCCACCAATTTTTCATCTGTTCTTGAGAAACCACCCTGTTTCACCAATGAAGCATCGATATTTACTTCACTCATATCATTGAGAATCACAGCAACTTTTAAGTTTTCTCTATTAGATAAAATATGATTTAATAAAGTAGTTTTGCCTGAACCAAGATAGCCGCTTAAAACGGTAACTGGAATTTTCTTGTTGTTCAATAATTTCACTCCTTTAAATAAATCGAAATGATTACGATTTATAAACCGATAAAAAATTCTCTTTTTTTGCTATTCTTTCTATTTTAACATCTAATGTTAAAATAGAAAGAACTATTATATAATAAAACGAAATGATTACGATTTGCAAGTGTTTATAAACAACTTTTTAAAAGAATTATTCTATATGTAGTGAATTTTTGTGTACTTATCCTATTTATTTAGAGAAAAAAGGGAAAACTTTCCCCTCTTTTCTGTGACTACTATATTGTCTCTACTAACTTTATTAGCTTAGTCTCAGTATTAAAAATTCTAGTTCGAGTATCATTTTTTGAAAGCAATAAATTATTGCCATTTTGATCAAAGCAATATGCAATCGGGATAGAAAAACCACAATTTCTGTAGGAGTGAGTAGACCGAAGGAACCTCCCCCTCAGTCTCTCTCAGAACCGTACGTGAACCTCTCAGCTCATACGGCTCCCATTATTCATCGCCGGTTGTATTCCATATTTCCAATGCACAAATAACTTGCGTTCTCGATGTGCAATAGCTCCTAACCAATGTTCCGCTCTTCTTCGATGTTTTCGCTTTTTGTATTTTCGGCGAACCCATTTTACCAAGCAACTATTAATATATCGCAGTACACTGTACATTTCTGATTTATAGAAATGTCCATAGTAATTAATCCAACCTTGGATTTTCTTATTGAACATGTTGGAAATATCCTGCAGTGTTTTATCTACTTTGAGCTGTAGTCGCCAACTTCTCACTTCTTTTCTGATTGCTTTCTTTGCCTTGTCGGCAATAGCTGGCAAGAAGTTTGTAAAGAATTTTCCATATTTATTCTTTGAGTGCCTTGGACGAAATGTGTATCCTAGAAAATCGAAAGAGATAGTCGAATAGTCCCCTTGCCTATCATCATCTTTACAATAGACAATTTTCGTTTTCTCCAGGTTCAACTCCAATCCAAACAATTGAAATCTTTCTTCCAGTCTTCGTTGAAGATATTTGGCTTGTTTCAATGAAGCACAGTGTGCTATTCCATCATCAGCGTATCTTGCCCAAGGAATACTTGGAAATTCTTTTGTCATAAAATCATCAAATGTATAATGAAGAAATAGATTCGCAAGAACTGGACTGATGACCCCTCCTTGCGGAGTGCCAGAAGTCCGCTCTGTTAACGTTCCGTCCTCCATTTGAAAAGGTGCAGTTAGCCATCTTTGTATATATAAGATGACCCATTCTTGATTTGTATGACGTTTTACCATTTCAATGAGGTAATCATGTCGGATATTATCAAACAGTCCCTTAATATCGAACTCTAATACCCAGTCTTTCCTCCAACATCTTTTCCTTGTAGCCTCGATCGCATGAATCGCCGATTTATTTGGTCGATATCCATAAGAATCCTCATAAAACAATTTCTCCACTGATGGTTCAAAATATAATTTCGCAACCATCTGTGCCACTCGGTCTTCGACTGTAGGTATACCAAGTGTTCTTGTTCCACCGTTCTTTTTGGGAATAGCTATTGCTTTTACTGGTTTAGGAAAATAGCTTCCTGAGGACATACGATTCCATAGTTTGTACAGATTATTCTTCAAGTCTAGTTCGAAGCTCTCAATAGACTGTTCATCAATCCCGTATGCCCCTTTGTTGGCTTTAACTCGCTCAAATGCAGTCATTACTGCATTCTTTGAAATACTAAACGGTTTTGTTTCTTGCATAGGTTCCTCCTCCTTTCAAAGTTGACCTATCCTTTGAAACTGAATAACTTGGATTCTTCGCTCCGTTTCTATTACAGAAGTTTCATCACTACTACAACCCAATCTGCCCCTATGACTGCATCGGTACTCTTTTCTTGTGGGTCTTCCACTTGAAATACTCCCTTAACATCAGCCCGTAGGTTCCCACGTTCCGTACAAACGCCTGTGTTATGTTCATGCCACCTCTATGCCGCCCACCACTTAGACAGTAAACAGGTTTCCTCTAAGCTCATCCTAGGTTAACGACTACCCCCTAGTTTTGATGGAATCTCTACGCTTTCGACATTTCCGTAAGTGGTTCACATGTTCATTCATCTCCATAACACGCACTTGACAGTTCTTGACTGCCTTTTCCTTAACGCTCAATACCATAGCTTTTGACTACAGCACCTTAAGGTAGTTTGAAATCTCCACCTGTATGGCGACTCCGACGGGCCCACCGTCATCATTTGTACAGCATAGCTGCTTTGAGTAGTCTCGCTACTCACGCACACTTTCGTGGCGCACAGCCGTCGGCATGGCTTGTCCCAATAACCATAGCTTTTTCCCTTATCGCAATTTTTCTTGCTTCATCTGTCCATTCTTCATATTGTTCTTCACTAAACATTCCAACACCTATAGGATTAAAAATGATATCAACCTTTCCATTCTCTAAACCTACTAATCCTTGAAAAATCTCTCTACATAGTAAATAACCGAATGAAAAATTTTTATCGTTTATTTTGGATGGTGTATATAATCCTTCATTCTCAGGTGTTTTTGCTCTTTCTAAAATTATTTTTCCAAAATGGTTGGCGATAAATACTCTATCCTTATTCTTTTCATCTTTATATCCTGTAACAATGTATGTTTGATGTTTATTTGCTAAATGACATACTTCCTCTAAATAATTGGCTGTAAAATAACCTTCTGGAAATAGCATTAAATCAACTTCAGAATTACTCTTTATTTCCGCTATTAATTGTTGTAAGTTGTTCTCACGTTTTGGTTGGCCGATTAATATTTTCATTGCTTCCTCCTGATTATTTGATTGATTTCTCTTAAACAACTAGTTTTTCACTTTTAAAACAAATTACCTTTGTTTTTTGGTAAAATAAAGAATAAACTGAAAATGAATTAAAGGAATATTTAATTATGAATGTAATGAAGGGATTTGTTGTCAGCTTTGCTTGTTATATATTTCTAAACGCTATCTTGTTTATTAGTCATCATAGTGTGCAGGAACTCACCGCCCTACTTATTTATCAAACTATTTTGGGCTTTTTTATTATTTTAGTCCAAACTATCATAATAGAAATTTGTCTTCAAGTGGAGGGATATAATAGATTATTTGCTATGATGATAGGATTTATTTATGGAGTTGCGATCACTAGTGTTGCATTAATTTATTTTCACTATTAAAAATACTCAAAATGTTCAATTTTATTATTTTATGCAAAGAAAAAGTCCTTTATAATGGATAAGTCAGGTGGTAACCCGTCCAAATCCACTAAAAAAGGACCAACTCATGGACAAGATTACACGAAAAACTTCATTTGGACAATGGTTTTCACCAATAAATCTTCAACTTTTTGAAGAAACCGTGAAAACGTTGAAATTAGATTACTATACGAAAAAACTAAAAACAGACTCATTTCTAAAATTACTCCTTTTTGCACAGCTACAAGAAGTCGAAAGTTTGCATGAGCTAAGCGATTGTCTTTTCGACGACCAACTACAAAAAGGCATTGATCTTGATTCAATCAGTATTTCTCAGCTCTCACGCCGATTAAACGGTATAAATCCAGATTTATTTCAAAGGCTTTTCCTTGATTTAGTCGCACAAATTCATGCAAAAACACATTATACAAAGCTTATTATGCCGTTAAAAATCATTGATTCAAGCACATTGCCACTTAATTTGACCAATCATAAATGGGCAAAGTTCCGCAAAACAAAAGCGGGTGTCAAGTTGCATTTGAGACTTGTGTTTATGGAAAAAGGGAGTTCCTATCCTGAAAAGGCTGTTTTAACAACGGCAAAAGAACATGATCGTGGTCAGCTTGAAATCATGGTTGATGATAAAGAATGCATGTATGTGTTTGACCGTGGCTACCTAGATTACGAGCGCTTTGACCGAATGACAGATGATGGTTACTTTTTTCTTTCAAGGCTACGGAAAAACGCAGTCATACGGGAAGTTTATAATTTTAAACTACCCGAGAATTCAGCTGTTTTGTCAGATCAAATGGTGTTGATTGGTACGACTCAAAACCGTGCTGAAAATTACTTTCGTCTTCTAAAAGTGATGGATTCAAAAGGAAATGAACTGCATTTAATTACCAATCGTTTTGATTTGAGTGCCGAAGAAATTTCAGAGATGTACAAATCACGGTGGGCAATTGAGTTGTTCTTTAAATGGATCAAACAGCATCTCAGCATCAAAAAGTTCTACGGTCAAAGTGAATGGGCGATTCAAAACCAAGTGTTTATCGCACTGATTGTTTTTTGCCTACATGTTCTCGTACAACTTGAAACAAGAAGTAAGCGAAAAACCTTACAAATTAGCCGTTATTTAAGGGCTGCATTGTGGAAACCAGCCCATATCTGGCTTCGAAAGATTGAAGGGAAAGCCATCCCTTAATAAGCAAATTGTTGTTGTCGCACAAGTCTAATTGTAAAAAAAACCCAAATGGATGGAGCCACCTTTGAATAGGTATTTACCTTTTTGGCTCTAAACAAGGAGGATAATCAGACTGAAAATTGCGACAATATTTATGCAACACTAGTGAGTTGCGATATCTATTTTATTTTCCGGCACGATAGATGTAGAGATCTCCGCTCATTTGTTAATTGGTTTTATGTTTAGTTTTTGCTTTTTAATCTATATGATAGTTAGAGGGGAGAGCAAGATTTAATATATTAATTTTTAAATAGAGAAACAGTATTTGTGTTAATTTTCTTTCAAAATTGATTATCTACAAACTATTTATTAAAATTTATCTTTTATTTTTTTTCACTAACGTCGCATAAATATTGACTGAATTTTCTGTTTTATTATTTTTCCGTTTGAGAAGAAAAATGAAGACACGTGAACAGAGGTAGTAATCATCCATTTTTTCACTATAACCTTTGGCGAGGGCGACAGAGACGGTTAAACCTTTACGGGACAGCTCTTCCTGCTATTTTTCGAATCCAAATGTGTGCGGATTTCCACGGTGCTGCTTTTAACAACCGACTAATTTGTAAGTACGTCCGTGAACTGTTTGTACCCAACTGAGCCAGTACGTTTAAACAGTAGACAATCATCGCGATGTACACTTGATTATGGACAGCTTGTTCGCTTTGTCCGTAGAACTTTTTGATGTTCAAGTGTTGTTTCATCCACTTGAAAAACAGCTCGATTGCCCAGCGTGATTTGTACAGTTCAGCGAGTTCATCCGCATTTAAGTCGAAACGATTCGTGATGAGGTGCAGCTCATTCCCTTTTGAATCCATCACTTTCAGTAGTCGAAACTCATTACCAGCCCGACTTTGTGCTGTGCCCAAAGAAATCATTTCATCTGATAAAACAGTTGAATTTTTTGGAAGGTGAAATTTCTCGATTTGATGTGTAACGGCGTTTTTTCGTAAGCGTGAGACAAAGAAATACCCGTCGTCTGTCATACGGTCAAATTGCTTGTAATCCAAGTAACCACGGTCAAAAACATACATGCACTCTTTGTCGTCAACAAGTACTTCTAGCTGACCTCGATCATGTTCAATCGCATTCGTTAACACCGCTTTATCCGGGTATGAACAGCCCTTTTCTAAGTAAACAAGACGTAAATGGAGCTTAATGCCTGATTTTGTTTTGCGGAATTCAGCCCATTTATGATTGTTCAGGTTCAATGGTAACGTACTTGAGTCGATGATTTTCAGTGGTGTTGTCATTTTCCGTCGCTTTTCAAAATGCGTTTTCTTATGAATTTGCGCGACTAAATCTAGAAACACCTGCTGGAACACCTCTGTCGGCACTTGATTTAGCCGGCGTCCCAGTTGCGAAAAGCTAATTGATTCTAGTTCGGTTGCTTTTTGTAGGTCATCCGAGAATAACGTATCACTAACCGCACGTAGACTTTCGGTTTCGTTGAGTTGTGCGAATACGAGTAATTTCAAGAATGAAGCAATGTACAGCTTCTTTGTATAGTAATTTAATTGATAGGCTTCCACAAGTTCCTCTAGTTTTGTGGAGGAAATCGGTGAAAGCCATTGTTCAAATGATGTTTTTCGTGTAAACTTATCCATGCGTATGTCCTTTATTTTGGATTTGGATGGTTTACTACCACCCAACCATTATAAAGGATTTTTTTGTGCATGAATAATATTGCAGAAAATTCAGATTTATAAAGGGCTTTGAATTATTTTAATGCGACGCTAGTGATTTTTTTTAAGAATAATTTTCATTTTTTAGTCTTTAACGTATTTTTTCTCCCTTTACATAAAAAATTGTCTTATCCTATCCATGCTTCACTCACTATCATAATAAAATTTCTTGTCTTCTCTTTATCCATATTTCTTTTTTTAAAATATAGTGATTTTTCTCAAGTACTTGATTATGCTTTGAGAATAAACTCTTTTCTGTATGGATTAAACTAAAACCAATATACTCCATTGATTTGCAGGAATTTATATTGTCTTTCCATGCCACTGCATGAATTTCTTCAGCAAATAACTGAAAAAATACAAAATCATAGATTAGAATCCTTGCTTCTTTTGTATATCCCTGCCTCCAGTATTTCTTACCTATCCTTTGTGCTTCTGAGGAAATTAACTTTGGATTCTCATCTTCTAATGCGATCCAATAAGTCCCAATAAACTCTTGAGTTTCATTATTAATTATAGCCCATGAAATTAGTCCATTTAAGTCGCGATATTTACAAAGAAGTTCATATGTTTCATTCTCATTGATTGGAACAGTATTTCCTGTCCATAAATGAAGGTCTGGCTCTAGAAACATATCAAAAAAAGATTGGTTATCTATATCTGGATTAATCATACGTAATGTCACTTTATTACCTTTTAATATGGGAGCTTTTTTAAAATAGTCCATACAACACATCTTTTCCATTCCGAAAAATTTCAAATTAAATATAATATTATTGTATCTATTTATTCAAAAAACTCAATTGTAACTAACAAACTCGAATTATAAAACTATCTGAAAAGCTAGTTCAGCAGCTGTTTAGTTTTAATAGGAATAAGGACGGAGAAATTAGCAATAAAAGAATAGTCTAGCAAGTGATTTTCTCAAATATAGTATAAAAAGAAAGAAGAGGTTTGTTAATGAAGGTTACCTATAGTGTTCTAAGAGAGATCAATATAGGTACAGCTTTACCAATAGCAAAAGAATATAATTTCAAGCAGAGGGAATTTGAAAATTTCATCTTTCTTTTAGAAAATGAAGGATATGTAGAAACGGATTAACCCCCGAATTTTGGACAATAACTCTCTTATTCTTTCATTTCCTCAGTTTTTTATTTTATAGATTTCTTTCATTATTCTTCAAAAAGGCCATGTTGCTTGACATGGAGCCTCTGCGGGCATGATTCTCCTGCCAAGAAGCCAGCTGTTTTACAACATTGGCATCGCCGAACGAGGCTATCATGCCCGCCACTCCAAATCAAGCTGATGCTTTGAATGAATACATCCATTACACCCGAACCTCCTTGATCACCAATGAATCTTGTTTTTGATAGAATTCCTTTGGTGACAAATCTAGTATACTAGAATGCATACGTCTCTCGTTGTAGAACTCCATAAAATTCATGACTTCTTGATATGCTTCTGTGTAGGTTTCAAACTGCCATCTGGATAGGCAATCGTCCTCAAAAATGCGATGGAAAGACTCAATATGAGCATTCATATTTGGTGTTCTTGGTGGAATTCTTTCGTGCTCAATTTTGGAATCTTCACAAAACTTTTCAAAAGTATGGGAAATAAACTGCGGTCCATTGTCTGTTCGGATTACAGGTTTTTCCAATTCATCATATTGTTGGCGTTTTAATAATGCCCTTTTCAGTGTCTGTTTGACATCATCTCCAGTGCAGCTTAATCCCATATGATAGGTAATGATGCCCCTGTCATAAACATCGATGATGGACATGACAAAGAAAAAGCGATCCTCACCTTCGATAAAGCCATATTTAATGTCAGCTTCCCATAGCTGATTAGATCTTGTAATAATGCGATTTCTTGCTAGTTTCCTAGGGTATGAGACTTTCTTTTGGCGCTGTGGGCGTAAGATGCCCAATTCTTTACAAATCCGGTATACTTTTTTCTTGTTAATTTTAAGTTTGTATTTTCGCCTTAAGACCTTAGTGAGTTTGCGATAACCATAGTTATAGCAATCACCGGCAATCTCTTCTAGTAGAAATTCTTTAATCTGTTCGTCTGATATCTTTTGACCGTCCTCTTGGATCGAATAACCTGGTGCTGGACGTCCCTCACTTACTTTTTTCTCCTCAACACGATAATTCTTTTGATAATAGTATGTGGATCGAGGAATACCTATGATTTTAAGCACCTTTGAAATCGAGTAGCCTTTTTGAATCCATTTGTTAGCTACTTCATGCTTTTCAGCAAGTGAGGGTTTTTCTTTTTTATAAGATCCCTCAGGATCGCTATTTCAAGGTCTTTTTCACCTAATAACATTTTAAGTTTTTCATTTTCTTTGGATAATTCTTTGGAGTCTATATCTGGCAGCACAGCCACATCTACTTCACCAAATTTACCATCTTTGTATTCACGAACCCAGCGACTAACCATATTGGGATTCAGATCATACCGGCGAGCTACAAGGGTATTCTTCCCTGTGTCTTGGGCTTCCTTGATGACTTGTAATTTAAATTCTTTAGAATGTTTTATTCGTTTCATGATGTCAGCCTCCTTGGTACATTAAGCAGTATAATAAATATTACTCTTATTGTCCAAGTTCATTTTGGGGCTTATGAGCATCTAACAGGAATTGAGTAAATGAAAGGTCTTTTTGCTCAGCTTCTCTGATCAAATGGGGGAGATGCTTGGCAGTTTCAACGAGTCTTAACCCTTTCATTATGTCTTGTAATTGTTGGATTTGGCTCATCGCTATTCAACCTCCATTAAAACCGTGTAAGTATCTACTTTTCTTTTGTATGCTTCTGTTTCTAAAACCCATTCTGATAGCCTGTTCAAAGTCTTAACTTCTTTCTTTTTATCAATAACTGTTTCATGTACCTGGCGCTGACGTTTCACATATGCAATGATATCGCCAAAATCAGTTGCACTGTATAATTTCCTTTTTAAACACTCTGCTAACGCTTTAGTCAGTACTTCGTTATCGATACCTTTTGTTTCGCGCAAGATGATTTGCAACTGGTCTTTAATGTAACGAGGATTTTTTTCCCTAACCTTCTCTAAATATTTAAAGGCTAGTTCTTTATCTTCAAATCTCTCAGCCACTGTATTAATGAATGCTCCAACACCTTTTGTACGATCCCTACTATGTTTTTTATCTTTTATTAACATCCCTTTCCCTTCGGGAATTGAATGTTTTGCAATAATTTCGCCAGTATCAGGTATATAAATAACTAATTCTTTAGTCTCCGTTTCCTTGATACATACTTTTTCATATTTGTTATAAGTTCCAAGTGGAAGAGAGTACCGATTAGATTGGTAACGAATAGTATTGTCCTTATGAACACATCTTGCTATACTTATCTCATAGTTATTTTGAATATCTATATTTTGGGAGACTGGTTTTAAGTGTTGCTTTTCCAGGAGGAACACTTCGAATGGTCTCTTTTTTGTTGTATTGTGTATTTTATAGTTACCCGTTCTGTTCAGCCATTCCCATCCTTGCTCATTCCAAGAGTCGATGTTATGAAACACTCTATGTTTGGCATAGTTTTGTTTGATAAATCCAACTACATTTTCTATTCTTCCCTTACTCTCAGGGTCAGCTTTTCTACAAACCCGAAGGTTTATTCCTCTGGATTCTCTATACTGCTGAAATTCTTTAGTTAAAATTAGATCTCCACCATTTTCGCTAACAACAATTAAACTATCTTGGTCATAAACGATCTCATTGGTCATTCCTCCATACCATTTAAACGCGTTCTCATGGGCTTGTATAACATCCCGTGTTGTAAATGGTCTATCCAACCACTCTTTATACTTTTGTCTAGAATGTGATAAGACAAAAGCTATAAAGTTGAGTTTGGCTTCCTTATTATCAACAGTTTTTTGTCTCGTATGACCAAAATCTACTTGCATTTGTTCTCCCATTGGGGGATCAGGAATTGCCTCATACATTCGAGGAGATGTTTCCTTATTTATTTTGTATTCTTCTCTTAATGCTTTTACATATGTTCTTACTGTACTTTCTCCAACAGTTAGATCTTTATATTTCTCTAAAAGCCAATCATAAACTTGTGCTGCTGACATATCCGGATGCATTCTCAACCAAGATAAAATCAGTTCTTTATATGGATCTAATTTTTTCTTTTTATACTGAAGAGAATCAACCCATTCCGCCATCTCCGAAGGAGATCTCTTTAAGTGCCTGTAAACAGTTGTTCGAGAAACCCCTAACTTTTCAGCTATCTTTGTCTGACTAAATCCTTGCTTTAATAATTGCTTTATCTCCATGTACATTTCCCACTTATCCACCTTCGCTAACCTCCACTGCAAGTATGAACTATGATCATTTTACAGTGATAGGTTGATATTTTTTGCTGGTATATTTGGGTAAATAAGCGTTTCATCTTATCAAGCAAAAACTGTACACTTTATTCTA
Proteins encoded:
- the istA gene encoding IS21 family transposase — translated: MDKWEMYMEIKQLLKQGFSQTKIAEKLGVSRTTVYRHLKRSPSEMAEWVDSLQYKKKKLDPYKELILSWLRMHPDMSAAQVYDWLLEKYKDLTVGESTVRTYVKALREEYKINKETSPRMYEAIPDPPMGEQMQVDFGHTRQKTVDNKEAKLNFIAFVLSHSRQKYKEWLDRPFTTRDVIQAHENAFKWYGGMTNEIVYDQDSLIVVSENGGDLILTKEFQQYRESRGINLRVCRKADPESKGRIENVVGFIKQNYAKHRVFHNIDSWNEQGWEWLNRTGNYKIHNTTKKRPFEVFLLEKQHLKPVSQNIDIQNNYEISIARCVHKDNTIRYQSNRYSLPLGTYNKYEKVCIKETETKELVIYIPDTGEIIAKHSIPEGKGMLIKDKKHSRDRTKGVGAFINTVAERFEDKELAFKYLEKVREKNPRYIKDQLQIILRETKGIDNEVLTKALAECLKRKLYSATDFGDIIAYVKRQRQVHETVIDKKKEVKTLNRLSEWVLETEAYKRKVDTYTVLMEVE